A section of the Thauera chlorobenzoica genome encodes:
- a CDS encoding UvrD-helicase domain-containing protein, translating to MSDLLANLNTEQLQAVTLPPQHALILAGAGSGKTRVLTTRIAWLVQSGQADPAGILAVTFTNKAAKEMLARLSTMLPVSPRGMWIGTFHGLANRLLRAHHRDAGLPQLFQILDSADQLAAIKRLLKTLNVDDEKFPPRELQHFINGQKEAGNRPHAVEAWDDYTRQRVQLYQEYEAQCQRESVVDFAELLLRSYELLERNEPLRCHYQRRFRHILVDEFQDTNRLQYRWLKLFADEGREGGGALFCVGDDDQSIYRFRGAEVGNMRDFEREFRVANVIRLEQNYRSHSNILDAANAIIRHNSNRLGKNLWTDQGAGEPIRIFEAYSDGDEARWIVDEIQQLVRDGALRSEIALLYRSNAQSRVLEHQLFSAGIAYRVYGGLRFFERQEIKHALAYLRLIANADDDTAFARVVNFPTRGIGARSLEVLQDAARTYNTSLYATVPHLTGKPGTSLAQFVRLVEDLRRDTAGLPLPELVDHVLDASGLRAHYKAEKEGRERLENLDELINAAANFLAEAQAQRAPDEALPTHALLADFLAHASLEAGEHQADQGADAVQLMTVHSAKGLEFNAVFLSGLEEGLFPHENSTLESDGLEEERRLMYVAVTRARERLYLSFAQSRMLHGQTRYNLRSRFLEEVPAGLTKWLTPPKPRSAAGGEFGAMRGGAGGGYLKPLFAAQTPRAPRPSFAQLPNGLRIGQAVSHAKFGQGVIVAAEGSGNDAKVQINFGPAGVKWLLLSVAKLEAA from the coding sequence ATGTCCGACCTGCTCGCCAATCTCAACACCGAACAACTCCAGGCCGTGACCCTGCCGCCCCAGCATGCGCTGATCCTTGCCGGCGCCGGCTCGGGCAAGACCCGCGTGCTCACCACCCGCATCGCCTGGCTGGTCCAGTCCGGCCAGGCCGATCCGGCCGGCATCCTGGCGGTGACCTTCACCAACAAGGCCGCCAAGGAGATGCTCGCTCGCCTGTCGACGATGCTGCCGGTGAGCCCCCGCGGCATGTGGATCGGCACCTTCCACGGCCTCGCCAACCGCCTGCTGCGCGCCCACCACCGCGACGCCGGTCTGCCGCAGCTGTTCCAGATCCTCGATTCGGCCGACCAGCTCGCCGCGATCAAGCGCCTACTGAAGACGCTCAACGTCGATGACGAAAAGTTCCCTCCGCGCGAGCTGCAGCACTTCATCAACGGCCAGAAGGAGGCGGGCAACCGCCCCCATGCGGTCGAAGCCTGGGACGACTACACCCGCCAGCGTGTCCAGCTCTACCAGGAGTATGAAGCGCAGTGCCAGCGCGAGTCTGTTGTGGATTTTGCGGAGTTGCTGCTGCGCAGCTACGAGCTGCTCGAGCGCAACGAGCCGCTGCGCTGCCACTACCAGCGCCGCTTCCGCCACATCCTGGTCGACGAGTTCCAGGACACCAACCGCCTGCAGTACCGCTGGCTGAAGCTCTTCGCCGACGAGGGGCGCGAGGGCGGCGGAGCGCTGTTCTGCGTCGGCGACGACGACCAGAGCATCTACCGCTTCCGCGGCGCCGAGGTCGGCAACATGCGCGACTTCGAGCGCGAGTTCCGCGTCGCCAACGTGATCCGCCTGGAGCAGAACTACCGCTCGCACAGCAACATCCTCGACGCCGCCAACGCGATCATCCGCCACAACAGCAACCGCCTCGGCAAGAACCTGTGGACCGACCAGGGCGCGGGCGAGCCGATCCGCATCTTCGAGGCCTACTCCGACGGCGACGAGGCGCGCTGGATCGTCGACGAGATCCAGCAGCTGGTGCGCGACGGCGCGCTGAGAAGCGAGATTGCGCTGCTCTACCGCTCAAACGCGCAGTCGCGCGTGCTCGAGCACCAGCTGTTCTCGGCCGGCATTGCCTATCGCGTGTATGGCGGGCTGCGCTTCTTCGAGCGCCAGGAGATCAAACACGCGCTCGCCTACCTGCGCCTGATCGCCAACGCGGACGACGACACCGCCTTTGCCCGCGTGGTGAACTTCCCCACCCGCGGTATCGGTGCGCGCTCGCTCGAAGTGCTGCAGGACGCCGCGCGCACCTACAACACCAGCCTCTACGCGACCGTGCCGCACCTCACCGGCAAGCCGGGCACGTCGCTGGCGCAGTTCGTCCGCCTGGTCGAGGACCTGCGCCGCGACACCGCCGGCCTGCCCCTGCCCGAGCTGGTCGACCACGTGCTCGACGCCAGCGGGCTGCGCGCCCATTACAAGGCCGAGAAGGAAGGCCGCGAGCGGCTCGAGAACCTCGACGAGCTGATCAACGCCGCCGCCAACTTCCTCGCCGAAGCCCAGGCTCAGCGTGCGCCCGACGAGGCGCTGCCAACGCATGCGCTGCTCGCCGATTTTCTCGCCCACGCTTCGCTCGAGGCCGGCGAGCACCAGGCCGACCAGGGCGCCGACGCGGTGCAGCTGATGACGGTGCATTCGGCCAAGGGCCTGGAGTTCAACGCGGTGTTCCTGTCCGGGCTGGAGGAGGGCCTGTTCCCGCACGAGAACAGCACCCTCGAGAGCGACGGCCTGGAGGAGGAGCGCCGGCTGATGTACGTCGCGGTGACGCGGGCGCGCGAGCGGCTCTACCTGTCCTTCGCCCAGAGCCGCATGCTGCACGGGCAGACGCGCTACAACCTGCGCTCGCGCTTTCTCGAGGAGGTGCCGGCCGGGCTGACCAAGTGGCTCACCCCGCCCAAGCCGCGTAGCGCCGCCGGCGGCGAGTTCGGCGCGATGCGGGGCGGTGCGGGCGGCGGTTATTTGAAGCCGTTATTCGCCGCGCAGACGCCGCGCGCGCCGCGACCGAGCTTCGCCCAGTTGCCCAACGGGCTGCGCATCGGTCAGGCGGTGAGCCATGCGAAATTCGGCCAAGGCGTCATCGTCGCCGCCGAGGGCAGCGGGAACGACGCGAAAGTGCAGATCAACTTCGGCCCGGCCGGGGTGAAGTGGCTGCTGCTGTCGGTGGCCAAGCTCGAGGCGGCCTGA
- a CDS encoding ParA family protein — protein MRRVVFNQKGGVGKSTITCNLAAISARQGRRTLVVDLDPQGNSTQYLLGAAGDALEATLAGFFDQTLNFKLSPRATAEFVVATPFAGLHLMPSHPQLEELQGKLESRYKIYKLRDALDELADDYDCIWIDTPPALNFFTRSALIAADACLIPFDCDEFSRRALYALLENVAEIRGDHNRDLAVEGIVVNQFQPRASLPQKVVQELVDEGLPVLQPYLSASVRIKESHAQAMPMIHLDPRHKLTQEFVALHDALARTYGA, from the coding sequence ATGCGACGCGTGGTATTCAATCAGAAAGGCGGGGTGGGCAAGTCCACCATCACCTGCAACCTCGCCGCGATCAGCGCGCGCCAGGGCAGGCGCACCCTGGTGGTCGATCTCGACCCGCAGGGCAATTCCACCCAGTACCTGCTCGGTGCCGCGGGCGACGCGCTGGAGGCGACGCTGGCCGGCTTCTTCGACCAGACGCTGAACTTCAAGCTCAGCCCGCGCGCCACTGCCGAGTTCGTCGTCGCCACGCCCTTCGCCGGCCTGCACCTGATGCCCTCGCACCCGCAACTCGAGGAGCTGCAGGGCAAGCTGGAGTCGCGCTACAAGATCTACAAGCTGCGCGACGCGCTCGACGAGCTCGCCGACGACTACGACTGCATCTGGATCGACACCCCGCCGGCGCTCAACTTTTTCACCCGCTCGGCGCTGATCGCAGCCGACGCCTGCCTGATCCCGTTCGACTGCGACGAGTTCTCGCGCCGCGCCCTGTATGCGCTGCTGGAGAACGTCGCCGAGATCCGCGGCGACCACAACCGCGATCTGGCGGTGGAAGGGATCGTCGTCAATCAGTTCCAGCCGCGCGCCAGCCTGCCGCAGAAAGTGGTGCAGGAGCTCGTCGACGAAGGCCTGCCGGTACTCCAGCCCTATCTGTCGGCCTCGGTGAGGATCAAGGAATCGCACGCGCAAGCGATGCCGATGATCCATCTCGACCCCAGGCACAAGCTGACGCAGGAATTCGTCGCCCTGCACGATGCGCTGGCGCGCACCTACGGAGCCTGA